The Plasmodium brasilianum strain Bolivian I chromosome 5, whole genome shotgun sequence region TGAAGAGGAGGAAGAGAAAGAGAAACAAAAGGTGAGAGAGAAGACAACTAACGTCAAAGAATTGAACCatttgaaaaggaaaaaaaagaaatatgaaaatcaTCTgagtttaaaaaatgtaaataaagatttcaaatataaaaataaaaatacggAAAATTATGACCTGGACACGAATTCCATTGATGCACACTGGTTACAAAGAGAATTGAATAAAGTTTTTACTGACCCATCACTATGcttagaaaaagaaaaagaagttttaaatattttaaaaatatatgatatccaagaatgtgaaaataaactagttaatatattaaaatatgaaaatttttccaTGGCtaaattgttaataaaaaatagatggaaaatttattattgtacCTTGCTTGGTCAGGCACAAacagaaaaggaaaaaaaatacataatggaaaatatgaaaaaaacagAAGAAGGAGAAGAAATTTTAGAAGACTTgtctaattttaaaaattttaaaaagaacaaGCAAAGTGAGTTTGTAAAAACGATGAGAAAGGAAGcagataatttatttaataaggaaaaatatgaGCATAGTACAAATGAGTTTTTGCCTGAACAGCGATTTATACATGATGATGATGAGATGCGGGCCAAGGGGAAGGATGACGAGGACGAGGACGAGAACGAAGTGGACACGAGCGTCAATGATGGTACTGATATCAGCGGTGATAGCGGCGATGGAAATGTTAGTGGTGATAGCCATGATGAGGAGGGCGAAGGTCGAAGTTCAAAGGGAAACAAAAAATCGAATTCAAGGGAACAAACGTCGAGGCGAGGGAACGCAGGAAAGGTAAACATAACACTAgatggaaataaaaagaagaagggGGAAAAATCAAGTTATATAATAGgggaaaattttaaaggTAAATACATAGACTTAGAAAAAATGGACCTTTTAAAGAAGAATAAtgactttttaaataaagaagtaaTTCTTCCATCGGATAGTAAAAGAATAGAGAAGAAAGAATATGATGAAATTATCATTAGAAGTATGAAGGACAgaaatagtagtaatagtagtagttccatctcaaataaaaaaataggtaataaatgtaattacTTTACATCACCAGATGAGATTAGATTAATACCAGTTACAGAATTACCTGAATGGAGTCAGGAAGTTTTTTCCTGTGTTAATATAACCAAATTAAATGCAATACAGTCAAAAGTATACGATACagcttttaataaatatgaagagAATATGTTAATATGTGCTCCAACAGGGTCaggtaaaacaaatattgcattattatgtatattaaatgttATCAATAGTAATAGATTAACAAGTGGAAATATTGacaaaaagaattttaaggttatttatatatctcCTATGAAAGCTTTAGTTAATGAACAAGTGCAATCATTTAACTTGAGattaaaatgtatgaatTTGAAGGTAAGTGAGTTAACAGGTGATGTACATCTAAGTAGTAAAGAAATAGATGATAGCCAAATTATTGTTATGACTCcagaaaaattagaaataattAGTCGTAAAtggaatgaaaaaatattgttacaGAAAGTAAAactaattatttttgatgAAATACATTTACTTAATGAAGTTAGGGGTAATGTATTAGAGAGTATTATAACGCGTATTAACAGGTACATAGATAACACATTGATATATGATGGTAGCACTACTAGTACAGAAGAAACTGCACGATTTGGTAAGGATAAAATATCAAGCATGGTTAGTAGTGACAATCATGTAgttaacaaaaatgaaacaataataaatatgaataaaaagaaaattcgaTTGGTTGGTTTATCAGCTACATTGCCCAACTATGAAGATGTAGGGTTATTCCTACGAGCGGATTTACAAAAAGGGGTGTTCTATTTTGATTATTCCTTTAGACCAGTACAGCTGGAGCAATATTACATAggtataaaagaaaagaaaggcATAAAGAAATATGCACTAATGAATGATATTACATATGAAAAAGTACTTGAAGAAGCAGgaaaaaatcaaattttaatttttgttcataGTAGAAAAGAAACATACAGAACAGCAAAGATATTAATTGATAGGTTTATGAAAAGTGATAACTTGAGCAAATTCTTAATTGATAAGAAGATTTCGACCGAAATATTACTTTCCGAGAAGGAAGCTATCGTTAATGATGAGTTGAAGGAGATTCTTCCATTCGGTTTTGGCATCCATCATGCAGGATTAAAAAGAACGGATAGGAAATTAGTGGAAGATCTATTTTCAGATAAACATTTACAAGTCCTTGTTTCTACTAGTACATTAGCATGGGGTATTAATTTACCTGCACACACAGTAATAATTAAAGGTACGAGTGTttacaatattaatatagGCGATTTTGATGAATTATCAGCTATGGATGTTTTACAAATGATTGGTAGATCTGGTAGACCacaatatgataaaaatggtaaagcaattattattactgatcataaaaatttacagcTCTATCTTTCTCTTAATAATGAACAACTTTTTATTGAATCTACCTTACTGAAcaatattgttaatattataaatgcaGAAATtgttctaaaaaatatacaaaatttaaaagatgcTATAAATTGgtttaattatacatatatgtatatacgtatgatGAAAAATCCATCTTTATATGGGATCCAAATGGGTGAAAACTTTGGTGATATACAAGAATTTTTAAGTTATAAGGAAAATTATGACTTGTTCAGGCAAAAAGTGAATAAACGAATTTAcaacataatatattcctcttttttaatattagaaaaatatgatttaataaaatataacaagaAATTGAACACAGTGAGTAGTACATATATGGGTAAGATAAGTAGTTACTATTATGTGGATTATAAATCGATAGATATGTATAACAAAAAGTTGAATAAGTATACAAATGAAATTgatttattgaaaatatttacaatgaGTGAAGAATttaggaatatatatataagagaaGAGGAAAAGGTTGAGTTGTCTATAATTATGGAAAAGTTACCTATACCTGTTAAGGAGTCCATAAACATTCCATATACTAAgataaacatattattacAGTTATATTTGTCGAATATAACTCTGAGTgggtatataataaatgcaGATTTGGTGTATATACACCAGAATGCTTTACGTATATTCCGCTCGTTCTTTGAGATATcgttaagaaaaaattcgTACAGTCTTATTGCATTGACgttaaaattttctaaaatgATAGAGAGAAGGATGTGGAGTACTATGACCCCCTTGAGACAGTTCGGTTTGTTAAGTAATGAGTTAATTCGAgttgtagaaaaaaaaaatatcagttttaagaattatattactatgaatataaatgaatatattaccatttttaaaaataaaaaaattgctaaaaatatatataaattagttcatcattttccaaaaattgatttaaatgcatatatacaacCAATtaatcataaaattttaaaagtggaattaaatataaccccagattttatatataacccTAAATATCATGGGTACTCTATGTTATTTTGGGTATTCGTGTTTGATATATCTAATGAGAATATACTCCATTATGATTtgtttacattaaaaaagaattataaaactACTAGTATATTTGAAAGTGAAAAGGATGAAGAAGAGAACAaaatgatgaagaaaaataagaaagatGTATATTCTTCTTCAGATACTCTAGATGACCATTTGTTAACCTTCTTTTTACCAATAAATGAAAATCCTTATTACATTGTTAAGGTAATTTCGGATAAATGGTTGGAATGTGAATGTACTGTTaacttatatttaaatgatcTTATCTTACcctcaaaaaatttttactcaACACAGTTATTAGATTTACAACCACTACCATTGAACTCTTTAAAGTATGAAATagctaaaaaattttttttaagtagaaatataaaattgtttaGTCCTATATATACTCAAGTCTTTTCTTccatatatgaaaataatggaaATGTTATAATATGTAGTTCGTCGTCAAAGTACTATTTAATTCCAGCAGAATTGGCAATCATTAAAATAGTGAAATGTTTGCACGATTTGAATAGTTACATgaggaaatatataaagaatgaaaaagatttgtataaaataatgaatgatAAGAAGCTGGCCGATATGATTTATAACAATCCTCTCGAGTTGATGAAAGTTGTTTATATAGCTCCATTGGAAGAAATTGTACTAAAAACGTACAAAAATTGgattgtttttaaaaacatgttTCACCTGAACATGTGCATATTAAGTGGAGATGTGCAAGTAGATATGAAACTTTtgcaaaaaagtaatatCATTTTAAGTACacctaatatatatgataatatatcaaaaaaatggagaaggaaaaaaattctgcaaaatgttaatttgtatatatttgatcATATGGAATTATTAGATACTACAAATGGTGCTATTATGGAAGTAGTTATTAGTAGAATAAGATATATATCAACACAGCTGCAACTGAATAAGTCAAACAAGAAGGGAAGTAGAAAAAGTGTTGGCAACAGTGCTTCTTTGTTGTTACCAATTCTCGATATGAATCTAGTACCTGACacagataataataatagtaataatagtaatactaataatagtaatagtaatactaataatagtaatactaataatagtaatagtaatactaataatagtaatactaataatagtagtagcaaagaaaattttatcacgtataatataaataaattacagAATTTACAAATCgagcatatatatgaaagtaTAGGATTAAATAGAATCCTATGTCTATCTAGTTGTTccttatataattgtaaagATTTTTCCGAATGGATtggatgtaaaaaaaatgattactataattttctttcatCAGTCCGAAATATACctattgaaatatatttgcatgctgtcaatattatgaacaagCAAAATAGATATATGTCCATGCAAAGGCAGgtatatcaaaatataagaaaattaaataaaaagaaaaatgttatCATATTTGTAACTGAACAGAAATTATGTAAAACCCTAGCACTTGATTTGATACTCTCTGCCTATAATGATAACACGcatttttattccatttttgaAAACTATGTTGTTGAGAGGGGGAGATCTAGCAACGTTGGCACTGCGGTAGGGAGTAATGGCACCTATGACCAAGAGAGCAAGTTTGTAGGAATGAGAAACGAGTTCGAAACTGCACACACTGCTTTTGAAGGGAACGCGCATAAGAACTTTAAGAAAGACGGCATCAACTTAACTATCGAACGACTTATAGATAGTAACATGGTGCAAATGGGCATCAACAGAAAGGAAAGTTACATGGTTAGCGGGAATGGTGGTTGTAATGCTAGCAGTAGTGGTGATAGTagtggtagtagtagtaCTAGGCGTAATGGTAATTCCCGGAAGGGGAGGGGAAAGGCAAGAAATTCGGAAATGGAAGATGAAAGAAGGGATGATTTGCCGTCAAATGAGGATTCCATTTTTGATTATATAAACGACAAAATGCTGGTGCAACTGATGAAGAATGGATTGTGTTATCTACACAGTAATATGACGGAAGTAGAAAGGAAAATAGTGGAGATGCTATTTGATAAAAAAGCAATACAAATTTTGATAGTCGcttatgattatatatacagtTTGAATGTATATGGAAatactataataatattggACACAATAATAACCCATTTTGATAACAAAGAAGAAGACTACTCTATTCAGAACGTTTTAGAAATGATTAGTTATGCTGGTAGACAAGGGGAAGATGTTAAAtcttttgtatatatatatacatatataactaaGAAAgagtattataaaaattttatatatgaaccTTTAACAGTTGAGTCTAATATTGAAGATTATTTACccaattttttaaacaatgAAATAGTTATGAGTACTATTGAAAATTATCAAGATGCTATTGATTGGTTAACATGgtcctttttttatagacGAATTAAGAAAAACCCAAATTATTATGGATTAAAAGGAATTTCAAATGAACACATAACTGATTATCTTTCGGAATTgattgaaaataatatagaaattatATCATTTGCTAATTGCATAAATATAGAAGAAGAAAGTACAAATATGATTAGTTTAAAACCATGTAATTTAGGTATAATATCCTCTTTCTATAACTTGGATTATCatgttgttcatttttttaatgaatatattttatccttaaaaaatttaaaaaaaaataaaattttggaaATTATTTGTCTATCCAATGTTTTTATTGATTTActcaaaattaataattatgatatttatttatgtttaaaaatttcCAAAAGTTGTAATA contains the following coding sequences:
- a CDS encoding pre-mRNA-splicing helicase BRR2, whose protein sequence is MAEEYEKFKRFEYRMNSNLVLQREGPVPNHNEPTGESESLVGKLKYKMGDKVEYSKPNDLKNKENYRRANNKRKDEFFEKTSKKLKRESGRNRSNNNNMKERSVLSMNIEDIFLYRPTTKYTEQILSKILSSIRNMIGDNTGDIINSTCNEILYILKDDSLNNEEKKRLVDSSLQVTITDEMFIELNNLSKEIYDFNKKEEIEEMDNEEEGVAVVFEEDDDYFNHKNRRDVNRKNDDNYSDIMDELSDDYLDEDEDEDEEEEDEDEAEDEEDEDEKEEGEDENEYEDDTADEDDSEKTSDSNKISGRDDEKGKEDSNKKEKKLKQKRRKKKKKKKKNEEEDEEEEEKEKQKVREKTTNVKELNHLKRKKKKYENHLSLKNVNKDFKYKNKNTENYDLDTNSIDAHWLQRELNKVFTDPSLCLEKEKEVLNILKIYDIQECENKLVNILKYENFSMAKLLIKNRWKIYYCTLLGQAQTEKEKKYIMENMKKTEEGEEILEDLSNFKNFKKNKQSEFVKTMRKEADNLFNKEKYEHSTNEFLPEQRFIHDDDEMRAKGKDDEDEDENEVDTSVNDGTDISGDSGDGNVSGDSHDEEGEGRSSKGNKKSNSREQTSRRGNAGKVNITLDGNKKKKGEKSSYIIGENFKGKYIDLEKMDLLKKNNDFLNKEVILPSDSKRIEKKEYDEIIIRSMKDRNSSNSSSSISNKKIGNKCNYFTSPDEIRLIPVTELPEWSQEVFSCVNITKLNAIQSKVYDTAFNKYEENMLICAPTGSGKTNIALLCILNVINSNRLTSGNIDKKNFKVIYISPMKALVNEQVQSFNLRLKCMNLKVSELTGDVHLSSKEIDDSQIIVMTPEKLEIISRKWNEKILLQKVKLIIFDEIHLLNEVRGNVLESIITRINRYIDNTLIYDGSTTSTEETARFGKDKISSMVSSDNHVVNKNETIINMNKKKIRLVGLSATLPNYEDVGLFLRADLQKGVFYFDYSFRPVQLEQYYIGIKEKKGIKKYALMNDITYEKVLEEAGKNQILIFVHSRKETYRTAKILIDRFMKSDNLSKFLIDKKISTEILLSEKEAIVNDELKEILPFGFGIHHAGLKRTDRKLVEDLFSDKHLQVLVSTSTLAWGINLPAHTVIIKGTSVYNINIGDFDELSAMDVLQMIGRSGRPQYDKNGKAIIITDHKNLQLYLSLNNEQLFIESTLLNNIVNIINAEIVLKNIQNLKDAINWFNYTYMYIRMMKNPSLYGIQMGENFGDIQEFLSYKENYDLFRQKVNKRIYNIIYSSFLILEKYDLIKYNKKLNTVSSTYMGKISSYYYVDYKSIDMYNKKLNKYTNEIDLLKIFTMSEEFRNIYIREEEKVELSIIMEKLPIPVKESINIPYTKINILLQLYLSNITLSGYIINADLVYIHQNALRIFRSFFEISLRKNSYSLIALTLKFSKMIERRMWSTMTPLRQFGLLSNELIRVVEKKNISFKNYITMNINEYITIFKNKKIAKNIYKLVHHFPKIDLNAYIQPINHKILKVELNITPDFIYNPKYHGYSMLFWVFVFDISNENILHYDLFTLKKNYKTTSIFESEKDEEENKMMKKNKKDVYSSSDTLDDHLLTFFLPINENPYYIVKVISDKWLECECTVNLYLNDLILPSKNFYSTQLLDLQPLPLNSLKYEIAKKFFLSRNIKLFSPIYTQVFSSIYENNGNVIICSSSSKYYLIPAELAIIKIVKCLHDLNSYMRKYIKNEKDLYKIMNDKKLADMIYNNPLELMKVVYIAPLEEIVLKTYKNWIVFKNMFHLNMCILSGDVQVDMKLLQKSNIILSTPNIYDNISKKWRRKKILQNVNLYIFDHMELLDTTNGAIMEVVISRIRYISTQLQLNKSNKKGSRKSVGNSASLLLPILDMNLVPDTDNNNSNNSNTNNSNSNTNNSNTNNSNSNTNNSNTNNSSSKENFITYNINKLQNLQIEHIYESIGLNRILCLSSCSLYNCKDFSEWIGCKKNDYYNFLSSVRNIPIEIYLHAVNIMNKQNRYMSMQRQVYQNIRKLNKKKNVIIFVTEQKLCKTLALDLILSAYNDNTHFYSIFENYVVERGRSSNVGTAVGSNGTYDQESKFVGMRNEFETAHTAFEGNAHKNFKKDGINLTIERLIDSNMVQMGINRKESYMVSGNGGCNASSSGDSSGSSSTRRNGNSRKGRGKARNSEMEDERRDDLPSNEDSIFDYINDKMLVQLMKNGLCYLHSNMTEVERKIVEMLFDKKAIQILIVAYDYIYSLNVYGNTIIILDTIITHFDNKEEDYSIQNVLEMISYAGRQGEDVKSFVYIYTYITKKEYYKNFIYEPLTVESNIEDYLPNFLNNEIVMSTIENYQDAIDWLTWSFFYRRIKKNPNYYGLKGISNEHITDYLSELIENNIEIISFANCINIEEESTNMISLKPCNLGIISSFYNLDYHVVHFFNEYILSLKNLKKNKILEIICLSNVFIDLLKINNYDIYLCLKISKSCNIEVTYEFLKLSLNYEKNLLKNDQEGLNIKNDLNKSGENGKKDQYIINLLNFITVPTYFTAHLKALIILQAHINRYSIPINYIEETKKVLLKIFKLINALVDVISSNNILNFCLFVMEVSQMITQSVTNTNNESSLLQLPHFDSQLIKKANEMEIMDVYDLINADDDKREFLLKHLNEKQKSQIANVCNIFPIIEVQYEIDLNKTYKVNEIATLNLTIERDLTDEDISSFAHSLYLPFEKEEMWWIVIGIKKMNLLLSIKKLSLLKPVNNVKINFELPSKPNTYQVVIYVINDCYVGCDQEYEFRITVEG